One genomic region from Bacillus sp. SLBN-46 encodes:
- a CDS encoding helix-turn-helix domain-containing protein produces MNTRHHHDPFKIAFESLDEFADIISQVLMCPITIEDANHRLLAYSTHDERTDPARISTIIGRRVPEKVINQLWKEGTIPALLKTDEPIRVKSMNDIGLGDRVAISIWKQDEVLGFIWAIEIDKTLTEEDFTLLKKAADAVKNKLLQLQTRKNKKEEHSQEFFWKLLTEHLKEKEEIIQHFQTLQITPPSSFAVFVFQFQQNITTKEEHEISYLLKTAQRMKILLNTIDCNQLILLVQASHIENPLQELDHFAENFLLKMNDRYGMKNIHPVYSSIYDDFQKIGKAYKEALVVLSIKEKFPIETKKIFSYQRLGIYQLFEMILENRKNEAYENYALKRIQEYDQKHKSNLIETLEVFLNKDSNINDAAKELNVHANTLNYRLKRITEIGEVNFKDTNQKIMLFLDLKLAKYQGI; encoded by the coding sequence TTGAACACAAGACATCATCATGATCCATTTAAAATAGCCTTTGAAAGTCTAGATGAATTTGCCGATATCATTAGTCAGGTTCTAATGTGTCCAATCACTATTGAAGATGCGAATCATCGCCTTCTTGCCTATAGTACACATGACGAACGGACAGATCCTGCTAGAATATCTACAATTATTGGTCGAAGAGTTCCAGAAAAAGTAATCAATCAATTATGGAAAGAAGGGACCATTCCTGCCCTATTAAAAACGGATGAACCTATTCGTGTGAAAAGTATGAATGATATAGGTCTTGGGGATAGAGTGGCGATATCGATTTGGAAGCAGGATGAGGTATTAGGATTTATTTGGGCCATAGAGATTGATAAAACATTAACGGAAGAGGACTTTACCCTGTTAAAAAAGGCCGCAGATGCGGTAAAAAATAAACTGTTACAGCTCCAAACTAGAAAAAATAAAAAAGAAGAACACTCCCAAGAATTCTTTTGGAAACTATTAACTGAGCACTTAAAAGAGAAAGAAGAGATTATTCAGCACTTTCAAACATTGCAAATTACTCCCCCATCCTCTTTTGCTGTTTTTGTTTTTCAGTTTCAACAAAATATCACAACTAAAGAAGAACATGAAATTTCTTATCTATTAAAGACAGCTCAGCGAATGAAGATTCTGCTAAATACCATTGACTGTAACCAACTGATCTTATTGGTACAAGCATCTCATATCGAGAATCCCTTACAAGAACTTGATCATTTTGCTGAAAACTTCCTTTTAAAAATGAACGACCGATATGGAATGAAGAATATCCATCCGGTCTATAGCAGTATTTATGATGACTTTCAAAAAATAGGAAAGGCCTATAAGGAAGCATTAGTGGTTTTATCCATAAAAGAAAAATTCCCTATAGAAACGAAGAAAATCTTTAGTTATCAACGACTGGGAATTTATCAGCTCTTTGAAATGATCCTTGAGAACAGAAAAAATGAAGCATACGAAAATTACGCATTAAAAAGAATCCAAGAATATGACCAAAAACATAAAAGCAATCTCATTGAAACGTTAGAGGTCTTTTTAAATAAGGATTCAAACATTAATGATGCAGCCAAGGAATTAAATGTCCATGCAAACACACTAAATTATCGACTCAAACGCATTACTGAGATTGGTGAAGTTAATTTCAAGGACACCAATCAAAAAATTATGCTTTTTCTCGATTTGAAGTTAGCCAAATACCAGGGGATTTGA
- the pssA gene encoding CDP-diacylglycerol--serine O-phosphatidyltransferase, producing the protein MVNQIVKAVPNLFTMGNLLCGVFSITLNMSGFLEVASVFIFFSAVLDLLDGRVARKLKVKSEFGVELDSLADIVSFGVAPALLFHSIAAPSVLTSLAFILFPTMGALRLARFSVKPTIGYFKGLPIPAAGLPLAGMGLFLYSNAWITLILALLMVSPIRIKKL; encoded by the coding sequence TTGGTCAATCAGATAGTAAAAGCTGTACCTAACTTATTCACAATGGGAAATTTATTGTGCGGTGTGTTTTCAATTACATTGAATATGAGTGGTTTCTTAGAAGTAGCCTCTGTTTTTATTTTCTTTTCTGCCGTTTTAGATCTCCTAGATGGAAGAGTTGCGAGAAAATTAAAAGTGAAAAGCGAATTTGGCGTAGAATTGGATTCCTTAGCTGACATTGTTAGTTTTGGTGTTGCACCTGCTCTTCTATTTCATTCGATAGCTGCACCCTCGGTTTTAACTTCTTTGGCATTCATTCTATTTCCCACGATGGGGGCATTACGATTAGCTAGGTTTAGTGTAAAACCAACTATTGGGTATTTTAAGGGATTACCTATTCCAGCTGCTGGATTACCGCTGGCTGGTATGGGGCTGTTTTTATATAGCAACGCGTGGATTACATTAATACTCGCTCTCTTAATGGTAAGTCCTATTAGGATAAAAAAACTTTAA
- a CDS encoding response regulator transcription factor: MSTHILVIEDEVQIARVLKVELEYEGYQVTVEHDGKAGLETALQTKIDLILLDVMLPGLSGIDVLRRLRKENCHTPVILLTARNTTFDKVAGLDQGANDYVTKPFEIEELLARIRAGLRNAPKKGEPNEEMSILSVDDLIINTETREVKRGRKSITLTPKEYDFLVYLVLNKNKVVTRDNIILKVWGYEYEGETNVIDVFIRHLRKKIDEDFPTQLITTIRGIGFTIREINDEDHNQD, translated from the coding sequence ATGAGTACACATATTCTTGTCATTGAAGATGAGGTTCAGATTGCTCGCGTCTTAAAAGTGGAATTAGAGTACGAGGGTTATCAAGTAACAGTGGAACATGATGGTAAGGCTGGATTAGAAACAGCCTTGCAAACGAAAATTGACTTGATTTTGTTGGATGTCATGCTGCCTGGGCTAAGCGGAATAGATGTTTTAAGAAGATTAAGAAAGGAAAACTGTCATACCCCTGTCATTCTTTTAACAGCTAGAAATACTACTTTTGATAAGGTAGCGGGATTGGACCAGGGAGCTAATGACTATGTCACAAAGCCTTTTGAAATAGAAGAATTATTAGCACGTATACGTGCAGGCCTTCGGAATGCTCCTAAAAAAGGAGAACCCAACGAAGAGATGTCTATTTTGTCTGTGGATGACCTAATCATAAACACAGAAACAAGAGAAGTAAAAAGAGGGAGAAAATCTATTACATTAACACCCAAGGAGTATGATTTCTTGGTGTATCTAGTACTCAATAAAAATAAAGTGGTTACACGAGATAATATTATTCTTAAGGTTTGGGGGTATGAATACGAGGGTGAAACTAACGTAATTGATGTTTTTATTAGACATCTAAGAAAAAAGATTGATGAAGACTTCCCTACTCAATTAATTACTACTATAAGAGGAATTGGTTTTACCATAAGGGAGATTAATGATGAAGATCACAACCAAGATTAA
- the alaP gene encoding alanine permease AlaP, with protein MSNNTHGKELHRGLEERHITLMSLGAAIGVGLFLGSATAIKMAGPGILIGYAFSGLIMFFIMRALGEMAIQKPVAGSFSKYARDYLGPLAGYITGWNYWFLWVVTCMAEITAVGIYMEYWYPDVPRWIWALAALVIMATVNFLAVKAYGELEFWFALIKIVTILAMIVVGAGMIFFGLGNGGIATGIHNLWQHGGLFPNGIKGVLLSLQMVMFAYLGIEMIGVTAGEVKNPEKSLARAIDSVFWRILIFYVGALFVIMSIYPWEEIGTKGSPFVLTFEKIGIPGAAGIINFVVLTAALSSCNSGIFSTARMLFNLAEHGEAPKNFGKVTKNGVPGMAVIASAGALLIGVVLNYIVPAKVFTWVTSIATFGAIWTWAVILLSQIRYRKTLKPSEIKTLKYKVPFFPYTSYIALAFLAFVIGLMVYNPDTRIALVIGPLFLVFLVAVYYMKGFHKKESLQSSSKKRVS; from the coding sequence ATGAGTAATAACACTCATGGGAAAGAACTTCATCGTGGATTAGAAGAAAGACATATTACGTTAATGTCATTAGGAGCAGCTATTGGAGTGGGATTATTTCTTGGGTCTGCAACAGCGATCAAAATGGCTGGACCTGGGATTCTGATTGGATATGCATTTAGTGGTTTAATCATGTTTTTTATTATGAGGGCCCTTGGGGAAATGGCTATTCAAAAACCTGTTGCAGGGTCATTTAGTAAGTATGCAAGAGACTATTTAGGACCACTTGCAGGGTACATTACAGGCTGGAACTATTGGTTCCTATGGGTAGTAACCTGTATGGCAGAGATTACAGCCGTTGGAATCTATATGGAATATTGGTATCCGGATGTTCCACGCTGGATTTGGGCGTTAGCAGCTCTTGTCATCATGGCTACGGTTAATTTTCTTGCAGTAAAAGCATATGGAGAACTCGAATTTTGGTTTGCATTGATTAAAATTGTTACAATTCTGGCGATGATCGTTGTCGGAGCGGGGATGATTTTCTTCGGGTTAGGAAATGGCGGAATTGCAACTGGTATTCATAATTTATGGCAACATGGCGGTTTATTCCCTAATGGAATAAAGGGGGTTTTACTGTCATTACAGATGGTTATGTTTGCATACCTTGGCATTGAAATGATTGGTGTTACTGCAGGTGAGGTAAAGAATCCAGAAAAATCTCTTGCAAGGGCCATTGATTCTGTGTTCTGGCGTATTCTTATTTTTTACGTAGGTGCTTTGTTCGTGATCATGTCTATCTATCCTTGGGAAGAAATTGGAACAAAGGGAAGTCCGTTTGTACTTACATTTGAGAAAATTGGAATCCCCGGTGCAGCAGGAATTATTAACTTCGTTGTACTGACAGCTGCACTTTCATCTTGTAATAGTGGAATTTTTAGTACCGCAAGAATGTTGTTTAACCTTGCAGAGCATGGAGAAGCACCGAAGAATTTTGGTAAGGTTACGAAAAATGGTGTTCCAGGCATGGCTGTTATAGCTTCTGCTGGTGCTTTGTTAATCGGTGTTGTCTTAAATTATATTGTTCCGGCAAAAGTCTTTACATGGGTTACGAGTATTGCTACATTCGGAGCTATTTGGACATGGGCCGTCATCCTTTTATCACAAATTCGTTACCGTAAAACGTTAAAGCCAAGTGAAATAAAAACATTAAAATATAAGGTGCCGTTCTTCCCTTATACCTCTTATATTGCCTTAGCGTTTTTAGCTTTTGTTATTGGTTTGATGGTATATAATCCAGATACTCGAATTGCGTTAGTAATTGGGCCGCTATTTTTAGTATTCTTGGTGGCAGTTTACTATATGAAAGGATTCCATAAGAAAGAATCCCTTCAATCCTCATCGAAAAAACGTGTAAGCTAA
- the alr gene encoding alanine racemase — MHRKSYRDTWAEVSLDHIQANVIQFRQFIQQQSKLMAVVKADGYGHGAVEVAKAAILAGADYLGVALLDEAIQLREAGIVTPILILGYTPPRSVKEAIQYNITLTVFDDEVLDKIIFQSAQLGKTAYVHLKIDTGMSRIGVTSSEEALLLAEKVMTAEFVYLEGIFTHFSNADNEDPTYTYKQLQKFESILAYLDSKQIPIPIKHCCNSAATMNFPEMHMDMVRIGIALYGLYPDKTLKSHPIQLKQAMSLKTRIAALKNVKVSQPISYGCTWSPEKDSKIATLPIGYADGLSRLLSNKGKVLIRDQHAKITGRVCMDQTMIDITGIENCTVSDEVTIFGNSHSSFQSIDQLAEWMGTINYEVVCLIGKRVPRVYLFKKDSVDLEVNKHKCNVS; from the coding sequence ATGCATCGAAAGAGTTACCGTGATACTTGGGCCGAAGTATCGCTTGACCATATTCAAGCTAATGTGATTCAGTTCAGACAATTTATCCAACAACAATCTAAACTAATGGCTGTCGTGAAGGCAGATGGATATGGACATGGGGCAGTTGAAGTCGCTAAAGCTGCCATTTTGGCAGGTGCAGACTATTTAGGGGTGGCTCTTTTAGATGAAGCTATTCAGCTTAGAGAGGCTGGAATAGTAACACCCATTCTCATTCTAGGTTATACGCCTCCTCGATCAGTTAAAGAAGCAATTCAGTACAACATTACATTAACTGTATTTGATGATGAAGTATTGGACAAAATTATCTTCCAATCTGCTCAATTAGGTAAAACTGCATATGTCCATTTAAAGATTGATACTGGCATGTCTAGAATTGGTGTGACTTCCTCTGAAGAGGCATTACTTCTTGCCGAAAAAGTTATGACTGCTGAATTCGTATATCTTGAAGGGATTTTTACTCATTTCTCCAATGCGGACAATGAGGATCCCACTTATACTTATAAGCAGTTACAAAAGTTCGAATCAATCTTGGCCTATTTGGACAGCAAGCAAATTCCTATTCCAATTAAGCATTGTTGTAATAGTGCTGCCACTATGAATTTTCCAGAAATGCATATGGATATGGTCAGAATTGGGATCGCCTTGTACGGTTTGTATCCAGATAAGACTTTAAAAAGTCACCCTATTCAACTAAAGCAAGCCATGAGTCTGAAAACTAGAATTGCTGCGTTAAAAAATGTAAAAGTTTCTCAGCCAATTAGCTATGGATGTACTTGGAGTCCAGAAAAAGATAGTAAGATTGCCACTCTTCCAATCGGATATGCTGACGGCCTTTCCCGTCTTCTTTCAAATAAAGGAAAGGTTTTAATTCGTGATCAGCATGCTAAGATTACAGGCCGGGTATGTATGGACCAAACAATGATTGATATAACGGGGATAGAAAATTGCACGGTAAGTGATGAAGTGACCATTTTTGGGAACAGCCACTCCTCCTTTCAATCCATAGATCAACTGGCAGAATGGATGGGCACCATTAATTACGAGGTCGTTTGTTTGATTGGGAAACGAGTACCAAGAGTATATTTATTTAAGAAAGACTCAGTTGATCTTGAAGTAAATAAACATAAATGCAATGTTAGCTAA
- a CDS encoding EcsC family protein — MESKEELLRELSIIEKWEKSQSGLWIWDRIGRLPFKLLDKITPQFIHNKVGVLLEELGAYIQNGGKYLINENKIYEILEKETNQSINNVSDIKEIPLNTMKKISQGVIERRKKFATLQGASTGIGGIFTLAIDIPALLALSLKTLQEIAIIHGYDPNDKSERIFIVKCLQFSSADIVGKNAILNELASYYQRGNQSSEMMSQLQGWREVVYTYRDQFGWKKLFQMVPIAGMIFGAFTNRSMIADLSETSIMLYQKRRILERIEQKSPMK; from the coding sequence ATGGAATCAAAAGAAGAATTATTAAGAGAACTATCCATAATTGAGAAATGGGAAAAAAGCCAAAGCGGCCTGTGGATTTGGGATCGGATTGGCCGTTTGCCTTTTAAATTATTAGATAAAATTACTCCACAATTTATTCATAACAAAGTTGGGGTATTACTTGAAGAACTAGGCGCATACATACAAAATGGTGGAAAATACTTGATAAATGAAAATAAAATCTACGAGATTCTTGAAAAAGAAACCAATCAATCAATTAATAATGTTTCTGATATTAAGGAAATTCCACTAAATACAATGAAAAAAATTAGCCAAGGAGTAATTGAGAGAAGAAAGAAATTTGCTACATTACAGGGAGCTAGCACGGGAATTGGAGGGATTTTTACTCTTGCAATCGATATTCCTGCTCTGCTAGCCTTATCATTAAAAACATTGCAAGAAATTGCAATCATCCATGGGTATGATCCGAACGATAAAAGTGAACGGATATTTATTGTGAAATGCTTGCAATTTTCCTCAGCAGATATTGTTGGTAAAAATGCCATACTTAATGAGCTTGCTAGCTATTATCAAAGAGGGAATCAATCTAGTGAAATGATGTCACAGTTACAAGGTTGGAGAGAGGTTGTTTACACATACAGAGACCAGTTTGGATGGAAAAAATTATTTCAAATGGTCCCTATTGCAGGCATGATCTTTGGTGCATTTACAAACAGGTCTATGATAGCCGATCTTTCTGAAACAAGTATTATGCTATATCAGAAAAGGAGAATATTAGAACGGATAGAACAAAAAAGCCCAATGAAATAA
- a CDS encoding YdhK family protein, with the protein MKKSTILFLLSVITVLFLAACSNDNNGKEHSNMNHSEKKTGQEKNSSNMNHESMEGMNHSSTGEVPEDLKEAENPTFKVGSHAIINADHMEGMNGAEATIVGAYDTTVYTISYTPTTGGDKVTNHKWIIHEEIKDASDKPYNPGDEIIVEADHMKGMKGATAVIDLAQQTTVYMVDYTPTTGGEKVTNHKWVTEGELTAK; encoded by the coding sequence ATGAAAAAGAGTACTATCCTATTTCTTCTTTCCGTGATCACTGTCTTATTTTTAGCAGCGTGTTCAAATGATAATAACGGGAAAGAACATTCCAATATGAATCATAGTGAGAAGAAAACAGGTCAAGAAAAGAATTCAAGTAATATGAATCACGAAAGTATGGAAGGCATGAATCATTCAAGTACGGGTGAAGTACCAGAAGATTTAAAAGAAGCCGAAAATCCAACTTTCAAAGTCGGAAGTCATGCAATAATTAACGCAGACCATATGGAAGGAATGAATGGTGCAGAAGCAACCATTGTAGGAGCTTATGATACTACTGTTTATACAATTTCTTATACACCTACAACCGGTGGAGACAAGGTGACAAATCACAAATGGATTATACATGAAGAAATTAAAGACGCTAGTGACAAGCCCTATAATCCAGGGGATGAAATTATCGTAGAGGCAGACCATATGAAGGGGATGAAGGGTGCGACTGCTGTAATAGATTTAGCCCAACAAACAACAGTTTATATGGTTGATTACACACCGACAACTGGTGGAGAAAAAGTGACAAATCATAAATGGGTAACAGAAGGCGAACTTACAGCTAAGTAA
- the ald gene encoding alanine dehydrogenase has translation MFIGVPKEIKNNENRVALTPAGVVSFLNAGHTVLIEKDAGIGSGFTNEDYAKAGAEIIDTAEQVWTKAEMIMKVKEPLSSEYKYFRQGLILFTYLHLAAEPALAEALKQSGVIAIAYETVSVNRTLPLLTPMSEVAGRMAAQIGAQFLQKNNGGQGILLAGVPGVNRGKVTIVGGGIVGTNAAKMAIGLGADVTIIDLSADRLRQLDDIFGNQIKTLMSNPFNIAEAVAEADLLIGAVLIPGAKAPKLVTEEMVKAMKPGSVIVDVAIDQGGIVESIDHVTTHDNPTFVKHGVVHYSVANMPGAVPRTSTIALTNVTVPYALQIANKGVFKAISENAALLLGVNVANGEITYEAVAKDLGYDYVTVEKALEKELAAN, from the coding sequence ATGTTTATTGGGGTTCCTAAAGAAATTAAAAATAATGAAAATCGTGTAGCTCTTACTCCAGCTGGTGTTGTTTCATTTTTAAATGCTGGTCATACCGTTTTAATTGAAAAGGACGCTGGAATTGGAAGCGGTTTCACTAATGAAGATTATGCTAAAGCTGGTGCTGAGATTATTGATACAGCGGAGCAAGTATGGACTAAAGCTGAAATGATCATGAAGGTTAAAGAGCCTTTATCAAGTGAATACAAGTACTTCCGTCAAGGGTTAATTTTATTTACTTATTTACACCTTGCAGCAGAACCTGCATTAGCAGAAGCATTAAAGCAGTCAGGCGTAATTGCCATTGCTTATGAAACTGTATCAGTTAACAGAACTCTTCCGCTTCTTACACCAATGAGTGAAGTAGCAGGACGTATGGCTGCTCAAATTGGCGCACAGTTCTTACAAAAAAATAACGGCGGACAAGGAATCCTGCTTGCAGGTGTACCAGGTGTGAACCGCGGGAAAGTAACCATTGTTGGTGGCGGTATCGTTGGTACAAATGCAGCTAAAATGGCGATTGGCCTTGGTGCTGATGTAACTATTATCGATTTAAGTGCAGACCGTCTCCGTCAGCTTGATGATATTTTCGGAAATCAAATCAAAACATTAATGTCTAATCCATTCAATATCGCTGAGGCAGTAGCTGAAGCTGACCTTTTAATTGGTGCAGTATTAATTCCAGGTGCAAAAGCGCCTAAGCTTGTGACTGAAGAAATGGTTAAGGCAATGAAGCCTGGTTCCGTGATTGTCGACGTAGCTATCGACCAAGGTGGAATTGTTGAATCAATCGATCATGTAACAACACATGATAACCCAACATTTGTTAAGCATGGTGTCGTACACTATTCTGTAGCAAATATGCCTGGAGCGGTTCCAAGAACATCTACCATTGCCCTAACAAACGTTACGGTGCCATACGCATTACAGATTGCTAACAAAGGGGTATTTAAGGCTATTTCTGAAAATGCTGCTTTATTGCTTGGTGTGAACGTGGCTAACGGTGAAATCACTTATGAAGCAGTGGCAAAAGATCTAGGCTATGACTATGTAACAGTAGAAAAAGCATTAGAAAAAGAACTAGCTGCTAACTAA
- a CDS encoding ATP-binding protein — protein sequence MEEDMLFQKAGDIVKDYNTIQSFTSMKGELEDYLTEHSYIRIMDQKNKLIYEVTNDKLLSKKMKGQSTLIKQTKTHLISTEHGEEEVLIVRVPFNNGNKTLEMGERLRGLEARKEMLRAILIICTVLAALLSLLGGRWLANMIMRPIANMIKTMEEIEKSGVPKTITVQNKTKDELQTLARTFNRMINRLLINMERQKQFVSDASHELKTPLTVIKSYANLLRRHGIENNEMAEEALKAIHSEATRIQKMTETFLELATLEKENVLEINEVNLVNLCKDILKQLKDVYKREITLQYEEIPIIIRADELKIKQVIIILLDNAIKYSNDRIEVFLKKDPHHAIIDIKDYGIGIPKEEIDNIFERFYRVDKARSRETGGSGLGLHIAKSIIKLHKGEIKINSKEGSGTNVELLLPINNENLNK from the coding sequence ATGGAAGAAGATATGCTTTTTCAAAAAGCAGGAGATATAGTAAAAGATTATAATACAATTCAATCTTTTACTAGTATGAAAGGGGAATTAGAAGATTATTTAACAGAACATTCCTATATCAGAATTATGGATCAAAAGAATAAGCTGATTTATGAGGTGACAAATGACAAGTTACTTTCAAAAAAAATGAAAGGACAATCAACATTAATAAAACAGACTAAAACCCATCTGATTTCTACTGAACATGGGGAAGAGGAAGTATTGATTGTTCGTGTTCCATTTAATAATGGAAATAAAACTTTGGAAATGGGAGAACGATTACGGGGGCTAGAAGCGAGAAAAGAAATGCTTAGGGCAATCTTAATTATTTGTACTGTATTAGCTGCTCTATTATCTTTGCTGGGAGGAAGATGGCTAGCTAATATGATTATGAGACCGATAGCTAATATGATTAAAACGATGGAGGAAATAGAAAAGAGTGGTGTTCCTAAGACCATCACCGTTCAAAATAAGACAAAGGATGAACTCCAAACCTTGGCGAGAACCTTTAATCGTATGATTAATAGGCTACTAATAAATATGGAAAGACAAAAACAATTTGTTTCTGATGCATCGCATGAATTAAAGACACCATTAACAGTCATTAAGAGCTACGCTAATCTTCTAAGGAGACATGGAATAGAAAATAATGAAATGGCAGAAGAAGCACTTAAAGCCATTCATTCAGAGGCAACCAGAATACAAAAAATGACTGAAACTTTTTTAGAATTAGCTACATTAGAGAAAGAAAATGTATTAGAAATAAACGAAGTAAATTTGGTTAATTTATGCAAAGATATTTTAAAACAACTAAAAGATGTTTATAAGCGGGAAATAACATTACAATATGAGGAAATTCCCATCATCATTCGTGCAGATGAATTAAAGATTAAACAGGTCATCATCATCTTGCTGGATAATGCGATTAAATATAGCAATGACAGAATTGAAGTCTTTTTAAAAAAGGATCCGCATCATGCTATCATTGATATTAAAGATTATGGGATTGGGATACCAAAAGAAGAAATAGACAATATTTTTGAACGGTTTTACCGAGTGGATAAAGCAAGGAGCCGAGAAACTGGAGGTTCTGGATTGGGTCTTCATATTGCTAAAAGTATTATAAAACTACACAAAGGTGAAATAAAAATAAACAGCAAAGAAGGGTCAGGAACCAATGTAGAGTTGCTTTTACCAATTAATAATGAAAATTTAAATAAGTAA